A region from the Paenibacillus humicola genome encodes:
- a CDS encoding gluconate 2-dehydrogenase subunit 3 family protein has translation MTQKTHYPSFNVMDEQDAWDDHTQSIVESRTTASPQHRFLSKQEAGMLSVMCSLLMNDQSPGVIRFMLHHFDETLHASPGESQRKQGVPPGKDLIRQGLQALEQYARRSFAASFLELENEAQKQLLQAVSQGKAEPASDWINAPQQPFFQKVLGLAVESYCSHPQVWSEIGYAGPAYPRGYVRVQLGQLDPWEAKKEL, from the coding sequence GTGACGCAGAAGACGCATTATCCGTCCTTCAACGTGATGGACGAGCAGGACGCATGGGACGACCATACGCAATCCATTGTCGAAAGCCGAACAACCGCATCCCCGCAGCACCGGTTTTTGAGCAAACAGGAAGCCGGGATGCTTTCGGTCATGTGCAGCCTGCTGATGAACGATCAGAGCCCGGGCGTCATTCGTTTTATGCTCCATCATTTTGACGAGACGCTGCATGCCTCACCCGGTGAAAGCCAGCGCAAGCAGGGGGTCCCGCCGGGAAAGGATTTGATCCGACAGGGACTTCAAGCTCTTGAGCAATACGCAAGGCGAAGCTTCGCCGCTTCGTTTCTCGAATTGGAGAACGAGGCGCAGAAGCAGCTTCTGCAGGCCGTAAGCCAGGGGAAAGCGGAGCCGGCGTCGGATTGGATAAACGCGCCGCAGCAGCCGTTTTTTCAGAAGGTGCTTGGCTTGGCCGTTGAATCGTACTGCTCTCACCCGCAGGTATGGTCGGAGATCGGTTACGCGGGACCCGCTTATCCGCGCGGCTATGTGCGTGTACAGCTCGGTCAACTGGATCCGTGGGAGGCGAAGAAGGAGCTATGA
- a CDS encoding GMC family oxidoreductase — protein MNRTYGNEEVDVVIVGAGAAGGVLAKELSEAGMSVVVLDAGPFRDPQKDFASDELAMKSLGWQDTRIVDGSDPLTMGHNNSGRGIGGGTTHFTGVFLRFHDADFKAKSWDGVGEDWPIGYEDLEPYYSRNEKEIAVSGPKQFPWGNYHGPYPYPEREPLSPNAYMFMNGCEKLGIRSSVAPLAILSAPFEGRPPCINRGFCNQGCMPDAKFSTLIVHIPKAIKAGAEVLADCMVTRVLMGKDGRARGVAFVHDGKSYEQKARLVILSAFVVETPRLLLNSATADFPDGLANSSGMVGKAIMVHSSHDVYAKFDYEIRLYKGTPVLATTQDFYRTDPNRGFARGYTLHSHGVRPVSFASGVAKAQGGPIWGERLREALLNYNYYGRITLVGEVLPDERNRVTLADEKDEYGMPRAKVTFSYGDNDKMLIDHAVRTMSSILEAEGGKTEFVVPDTAHLMGGCRMGGNPRSSVVNSYGQSHDIDNLFICDASLFVTSGGGNPTNTVMALALRTADYIKEKAKKLEFQSRR, from the coding sequence ATGAACCGTACTTACGGAAACGAAGAAGTCGATGTCGTCATCGTCGGGGCAGGCGCCGCCGGCGGCGTATTGGCCAAAGAGCTGAGCGAAGCCGGGATGAGCGTCGTAGTGCTGGATGCCGGACCTTTCCGCGACCCGCAGAAGGACTTTGCCAGCGATGAGCTGGCCATGAAGTCGCTGGGCTGGCAGGATACCCGCATCGTCGACGGCAGCGACCCGTTAACGATGGGGCACAACAACTCCGGCCGCGGGATCGGGGGCGGGACGACGCATTTCACCGGCGTTTTCCTCCGGTTTCACGATGCCGATTTTAAAGCGAAATCGTGGGACGGCGTTGGCGAGGATTGGCCGATCGGCTATGAGGATCTTGAGCCCTATTATTCGCGCAACGAGAAGGAAATCGCCGTATCCGGCCCCAAGCAATTTCCCTGGGGAAATTACCATGGCCCGTATCCTTATCCGGAACGGGAACCGCTCAGTCCGAACGCTTATATGTTCATGAACGGCTGCGAAAAGCTTGGCATACGCTCCTCCGTGGCGCCGCTCGCCATTTTATCCGCGCCGTTCGAAGGCCGTCCGCCGTGCATCAACCGCGGCTTTTGCAACCAAGGCTGCATGCCCGACGCCAAATTCAGCACGTTAATCGTACATATACCGAAGGCGATCAAGGCCGGTGCCGAAGTTCTGGCGGATTGCATGGTCACGCGGGTGCTGATGGGGAAGGACGGGAGGGCCCGGGGAGTTGCGTTCGTTCATGACGGCAAAAGCTACGAGCAGAAGGCGAGGCTGGTCATTCTCAGCGCTTTCGTCGTGGAGACGCCGCGCCTCTTGCTGAACTCCGCCACCGCGGATTTTCCGGACGGGCTGGCCAACAGCAGCGGCATGGTCGGGAAGGCCATTATGGTGCACAGCAGCCACGACGTCTATGCCAAGTTTGATTACGAAATCAGGTTGTACAAAGGAACGCCGGTACTCGCGACGACACAGGATTTTTACCGGACCGACCCGAATCGCGGATTCGCCCGGGGGTACACGCTTCATTCACACGGCGTCAGGCCGGTTAGTTTTGCGAGCGGCGTTGCCAAAGCGCAGGGAGGACCGATCTGGGGCGAACGACTGCGGGAAGCCCTGCTGAATTACAATTATTACGGACGAATCACGTTGGTCGGCGAAGTGCTGCCCGACGAACGCAACCGGGTTACTTTGGCCGATGAAAAGGACGAGTACGGGATGCCGCGCGCGAAAGTCACGTTCAGCTACGGGGATAACGACAAGATGCTGATCGATCACGCCGTGCGCACGATGAGCTCCATTCTGGAGGCCGAAGGCGGCAAAACGGAATTCGTCGTCCCCGATACGGCGCATTTGATGGGAGGATGCCGAATGGGCGGCAATCCTCGTTCCTCCGTGGTCAACTCGTACGGGCAGTCGCACGATATCGACAATCTGTTTATTTGCGATGCAAGCCTGTTCGTGACCTCCGGGGGAGGAAATCCGACGAATACCGTAATGGCGCTAGCGCTCCGGACGGCAGATTATATCAAGGAAAAAGCAAAAAAACTGGAATTTCAATCCAGACGATAG
- a CDS encoding mechanosensitive ion channel family protein: protein MEFLKALLEDLGVRAGMAVYLSNAIMVAGIAALSVAAYFITKWTVQKVLAHYIRNNRITWDNYLLERKVFQKLAHMVPAILIYSFSYMFPAYQHLIVKGIAVYMIVVMIFVLNAFLNALNDIYVTFEVSKARPIRGYIQVVKIFIFIIGGILVISNLIGESPLILLSGIGALSAVMMLIFKDSILGLVAGVQLTSNDMVRVGDWIEMPKYGADGDITDISLNTVKVQNWDKTITTIPTYALVSDSFKNWRGMQASGGRRIKRSVFIDMSSIMFCSPDMIEKFKKIHLLTDYIAGKENEIERYNEENGIDRSVRVNGRALTNIGVFRAYVERYIEHHPNIHQGMTKIVRQLAPGETGLPLEIYAFTNSTAWVVYEEAQSDIFDHILAVAPEFGLRVFQNPTGHDLKNAVERERVYVKGD, encoded by the coding sequence ATGGAATTTCTTAAAGCTTTACTGGAGGATCTTGGAGTCCGGGCCGGTATGGCGGTCTATCTGTCCAACGCGATCATGGTTGCCGGAATCGCCGCGCTGAGCGTCGCAGCGTATTTTATCACCAAGTGGACCGTGCAGAAAGTATTGGCCCATTATATTCGAAACAACCGGATAACGTGGGATAATTATTTGCTGGAACGGAAGGTTTTTCAGAAGCTTGCCCATATGGTTCCAGCCATTCTCATCTACTCCTTTTCCTACATGTTTCCCGCGTATCAGCATTTGATCGTAAAAGGCATCGCCGTCTATATGATTGTCGTCATGATTTTCGTGTTGAACGCTTTCCTGAACGCTTTGAACGACATTTACGTTACCTTCGAGGTATCCAAGGCGAGACCGATTCGAGGCTATATTCAGGTCGTCAAAATTTTTATTTTCATTATCGGCGGCATACTGGTCATCTCCAATCTGATTGGCGAAAGTCCCCTCATTCTGCTCAGCGGGATCGGCGCATTGTCGGCGGTCATGATGCTCATTTTCAAAGATTCCATCCTGGGCCTGGTGGCGGGCGTACAGCTGACTTCCAACGACATGGTGCGCGTCGGCGACTGGATTGAGATGCCGAAGTATGGTGCGGACGGCGACATTACCGATATTTCCTTGAATACGGTCAAAGTGCAGAATTGGGATAAAACGATTACGACCATCCCGACGTACGCACTGGTCTCCGATTCCTTCAAAAACTGGCGGGGCATGCAGGCTTCGGGCGGCCGGCGTATCAAGCGCTCGGTCTTCATCGACATGAGCAGCATCATGTTCTGCAGTCCTGACATGATCGAAAAATTCAAAAAAATTCATTTGCTGACCGACTATATCGCCGGAAAAGAAAACGAAATCGAGCGGTACAACGAAGAGAACGGAATCGACCGGTCCGTTCGCGTGAACGGAAGAGCGCTGACGAATATCGGCGTCTTCAGAGCGTATGTTGAGCGGTATATCGAGCATCACCCGAATATCCATCAAGGCATGACGAAGATCGTCAGACAGCTGGCCCCCGGGGAAACCGGGTTGCCTTTGGAAATCTACGCCTTCACGAACTCAACCGCCTGGGTCGTGTACGAAGAGGCGCAGTCGGACATTTTCGACCATATCCTCGCCGTCGCACCGGAGTTCGGACTCCGGGTGTTCCAGAATCCGACCGGGCATGATTTGAAAAATGCGGTGGAGCGGGAGAGAGTGTACGTGAAGGGGGATTAA